The genomic DNA GCTTCTTTCAATCTGCTTATCTGCTATCTTATATCCTGTTATACCGCCGCCTACACCTATAGCCAATAAGACTGCAGCTACTATTACCTCTATTAGAGTGAAACTTTTTCTCTTCATAGTTATTCTTTTACTTTATCTATTATATAATATTCAATATCCATGCCAAGAAGATAATATTTATGATAAAACTGCTGCAGCATGAGCCCGGTCTGTTTTAAAGGCTGGTTTTTAATGTTTTTTAGCTGGATTTAAGTTAAAATGTCCTATTAAAGAGATATAAAATGGATAGAAGAGATAGGGTATTTAACAATGTTCAAATAATCAAAGCAAAAGAGAAGTTGCTGCTGTTTTCAAAGCTTATTTCCAGAAACAAGCTAACCTATTCCTCTTTTGGAAATATCAGTTTAAAATTAGATGGTCAGATAATAATAAAAAACAGAGGAGTTAACTTAGAGCTAGCCTCAGAGTCCGACTTTTCAGTTATCTCATTGGAAGATTCGCCCAGTAAGCTTAAAAAGCATGCTCTTATAAGCAGCGAGTGGAAGATGCACCATTTAAGTTACCTTAAAAACCCTTCTCTGGGAGCAATATTGCATTTACACCCCATCTATATATCTCTTTTAGATGATTTAGATGTTGATTTGGATTCAGATGATTTAGAGTTCAATTATCTTTTAAAAGGCAAGATCAAAAGAGTCCCATTTTATGAACCGGGCTCTGAAAAATTGGCCGTTAGAGTAGCTTCCAATATAGATAAATACCCCTTTTTAGTATTAAATAAACATGGTATTGTCTCTGCAGCAGAAGATTTAGAGACCGTTTATAACTATGCCTTGACTGCAGAGAGATTGGCTCAGAGATTGATTTATTTGAGATTACTTAAAAACCTGTGTTAAAATAGGAAGCGAATGGATTTTTTAAATAATTTAGCCAAAGCAGAAAAGCAATATCTAATAGAGGTAGGTTCAAACTATATCCGCCTAGCCCTTCTTGAGAAAAACAGAGATAGTCTTAAAGTTAAGAAGTTCGATTTTTTCTATACCAAGGGAATTAAAGAAGATGACCTCTTTTGGGTGCTTTTTAAAAAGCATTTAGAGGCGTTCTCTGTTCCGGAGGTAAGAGGAGCTCATCTTATATTCTCACCCAACTATCTTTTGGCTTGCGCTAAAGTGCTGCCTGTGATTCCAAAAGCTGAAGTAATGAGTCACTGCATGTATATGCTTACACATGATATGCGTATTACTCTCGGCGATTACTATCTTGATCACAATATTGTCAAATTAGAGAAAGACAATGTTGTTATTGGCATGGTTACCGGAGTAAAAACAGCTGTCTCGGATAGGGTTGTTGGTATGTTGAGTAAATCAGGTATAGATGTAGAGAGGATTGAGACCTCTATTGTATCGCTGGAAAGCATCTTTTGCGGTTTGGGGTTAATACCAAAAGGAAGTTCTATTTTGGTATTAAGGTTAGAGGAAAGTTACACCGAACTCTTTTTTATAAAGGATAGAGCCGTTAGCTTTTATAAAGTTTTAAATTTTGGTCTTCAGGATTTAAAAAAATCTTTAGCCCGGACAGTCTATACCAGTTCCGGTCCAACAGAGATAAGCTTAGAGGAGGCAGCCAAAATAGTAGAAGATATCGGTTATCCTTTAAAAGAAGGTAGCTATGTTGTTAAGAGTGATAGGAGATTAAGTATTTTAGAAAAAGCGGGCCATCCAGAAGCAAAAGAGAGAGACTCAAGCGTTGCTTATCAACAGTTAAGAATGCTGCTTGCCCCAGCCCTTGATTCTTTCTCTCAAGAAGCGGGAGCTTTCATATCTGAATATCTTAAATTTTTCCCCGGGGAAGAGAAGATTACAGGTATCTATACTATAGGGAGAGGAGCAAAAGTTGACGGATTGGGATTATTTTTAGAGAGCAGATTTTCTATTCCTTATCTCTATCTAGATCCTTTAAATATGACCGACAAGATAGAAGTGGAGGCAGATATCTCCGATAAGGATAAAATTGAAATGGGCCTTATACCTGCGGCTCTGAACAAGCCTTCCAAAAAATACAATCTTATCTCGCCTTATTACAAAATTATAAAAGAGACGCACAAAGCTAAGAATATAATCTATATCTATCTGGCCGGCCTGATAGGTTTCCTGTTCTTTTTTTATTTGGGATTAAACTTAAATATGTTTTATCTGGAAAAAATAACCGTTAAAGCAGAGAATTCATATCAGGAGCTATCGCCTTTCTTCCAAAAGGTAAAAGAGGTTGATAAACTATATAGTGATATAAGATCTCTGGAGGTAAAAATATCTAAGGTATATGCAGACTATTTCGATTGGGTGGGAATTTTAAAGCAGATAAGCAGTGTAATTCCGGATCAGATTATCTTGAAAGAGATTCAGGGAGGAGCAGAAGGCGGTGAACGGATTGTATCAATAAAGGGTAATATCAGTGCTGGATGGGGTTCTTTGAATACAATACTAAATAGTTTTGTTAAGAGATTAGAAGATTTTGCTTACTTTAAAGAGGCTAAGATATTAGATACTATACATAAGGGTTATAGAAATCAGTTATATTTTGAGTTGAGATGCTATTTAAATTAAAAAAAGATTTTTTTGAAAAAACTAAATTGGCGGATTTAAAATATTTAATTCGCTTTGTGAAAGAGAAGAAGATTACTTTCATTGTTGCGCTCTCTGCCTCTATCTTAGGCTATTTAATGTTGCGAATATTTATATTTTCTGAAATTTCAGAAGCCAGGGGCTATCAAAAAAGATTGAATGATATAAACAAAGAGACGAAAGATTTAGATATTTTACTTTCTGAGCACCCTAATATAGATCGGGAGATAGAGCTTCTAAAGAGGCGGAAGAGTATGCTTGAGAATAGCCTCTCAGAAGAGCGGGAATTTCTTACTTTGGCAA from Candidatus Kaelpia imicola includes the following:
- a CDS encoding class II aldolase/adducin family protein, translating into MDRRDRVFNNVQIIKAKEKLLLFSKLISRNKLTYSSFGNISLKLDGQIIIKNRGVNLELASESDFSVISLEDSPSKLKKHALISSEWKMHHLSYLKNPSLGAILHLHPIYISLLDDLDVDLDSDDLEFNYLLKGKIKRVPFYEPGSEKLAVRVASNIDKYPFLVLNKHGIVSAAEDLETVYNYALTAERLAQRLIYLRLLKNLC